From the genome of Chloroflexota bacterium, one region includes:
- a CDS encoding response regulator, producing MPKILIVDDDPDFVSVIRSILQPEGYEISTASNGEQALKVMKKDKPDLVLLDIMMSYVLDGVDVSHKIAEDPQLKGTPVLLVTSLTVTPESGMFPTDEDIPVDGWITKPVNPQQLKERIAALLARG from the coding sequence ATGCCAAAGATCCTGATTGTGGACGACGACCCCGACTTTGTATCCGTAATACGCTCCATCCTCCAGCCAGAAGGGTATGAGATCAGCACGGCGAGCAACGGCGAACAGGCGCTGAAGGTCATGAAGAAAGACAAGCCTGACCTGGTACTCCTGGACATCATGATGTCCTACGTGCTGGACGGCGTGGACGTATCACACAAGATCGCCGAAGACCCACAACTCAAGGGGACGCCGGTGCTCCTGGTAACTTCCCTCACCGTTACGCCCGAGTCGGGAATGTTCCCCACCGATGAGGACATTCCGGTGGACGGGTGGATCACCAAGCCGGTGAACCCGCAGCAACTCAAGGAGCGCATCGCGGCGTTGCTGGCGCGAGGTTGA
- a CDS encoding response regulator — protein MAKVLVVDDDPDFVEISRMVLESKGHVVSTAANGDQALERLRADKPDIILLDIMMATVLDGLDVSRVIREDPNLKDIPIVMVTSIANTPHAKLFPTDESLSVDGWISKPVNPTELLQTVERLT, from the coding sequence ATGGCAAAGGTACTGGTGGTGGACGACGACCCGGACTTTGTGGAGATTTCTCGGATGGTGCTGGAATCCAAGGGGCATGTGGTGTCCACGGCGGCCAATGGCGATCAGGCACTGGAGCGTCTGCGTGCCGACAAGCCCGACATCATCCTGCTGGACATCATGATGGCGACGGTGTTGGACGGGCTGGATGTCAGCCGGGTCATCCGCGAGGACCCCAACCTCAAGGACATCCCGATTGTCATGGTTACCTCCATCGCCAACACGCCGCACGCGAAACTTTTCCCCACGGACGAATCCCTGTCCGTAGATGGCTGGATTTCCAAGCCGGTGAACCCGACGGAACTACTGCAGACCGTGGAACGACTCACGTAG
- a CDS encoding M23 family metallopeptidase: MAETTQEREDGAKDAPQALRGLALAGKRLRESLRSTHALPRLGAHGMLLALAVVAIWLAQPKATPAPEAVALSQAEPRPYTVLAARGGIRTTDDSLFHRAPVPHTTIPERPRKEVITYTVQYGDTLYGIAEQFGISGNTIMWANPQLELNPDLLQIGEELIILPVSGVYHKVVKGDTVESVAKQYKVEPSAILECEYNHLGDPPQLQVGTYLIVPGGRKPYVPRVVHVYSGPIPEGASRGTGAFVWPTTGAISQSYWELHRAIDITWAEGTRIVAADSGYVALVGSSNTGYGKYVVIDHGNGFQTLYAHFSIFYVKPGQSVRKGEVIGLMGSTGRSTGPHLHFEIRKDGVQRNPLNYLPRP, translated from the coding sequence TTGGCGGAAACAACCCAAGAACGCGAGGACGGCGCAAAGGACGCGCCGCAGGCCCTGCGGGGCCTGGCCCTCGCCGGCAAGCGATTGCGCGAGTCGCTTCGCAGCACACACGCGCTCCCGCGTCTGGGTGCGCATGGGATGCTCCTGGCCCTGGCCGTGGTTGCCATCTGGCTGGCGCAGCCGAAGGCGACGCCGGCTCCCGAAGCCGTGGCACTCTCGCAGGCCGAGCCGCGCCCGTACACGGTGCTTGCGGCCCGCGGCGGTATCCGCACGACCGACGACTCCCTGTTCCATCGCGCGCCGGTGCCTCACACCACCATTCCCGAACGCCCGCGCAAGGAAGTCATCACCTACACCGTGCAGTACGGCGACACCCTGTACGGCATCGCCGAGCAGTTTGGCATCAGCGGCAACACCATCATGTGGGCCAACCCCCAACTGGAACTGAACCCCGACCTGCTGCAAATCGGCGAAGAACTCATCATTCTGCCCGTGTCCGGCGTGTACCACAAGGTGGTCAAAGGCGACACGGTGGAGAGCGTCGCCAAGCAGTACAAGGTGGAGCCATCGGCCATCCTGGAATGCGAGTACAACCACCTGGGCGACCCGCCGCAGTTGCAGGTGGGCACGTACCTCATCGTCCCTGGCGGGCGCAAACCCTACGTGCCGCGCGTCGTCCACGTGTACAGCGGCCCGATTCCCGAAGGCGCGTCCAGAGGCACGGGCGCGTTCGTGTGGCCCACCACAGGCGCCATCTCCCAGAGTTACTGGGAACTCCACCGCGCCATAGACATCACGTGGGCCGAGGGCACGCGCATCGTTGCCGCCGATTCCGGCTACGTGGCCCTGGTCGGCTCCAGCAACACCGGCTACGGCAAATACGTGGTCATAGACCACGGCAACGGATTCCAGACGTTGTACGCCCACTTCAGCATCTTCTACGTCAAGCCCGGGCAATCGGTGCGGAAGGGCGAGGTCATCGGCCTGATGGGCTCTACCGGACGATCCACCGGCCCGCACTTGCACTTTGAGATTCGCAAGGACGGCGTGCAGCGCAACCCGCTGAACTACCTGCCCAGGCCGTAG
- the rho gene encoding transcription termination factor Rho produces MNIAELEEKTLGELQDMARAMGISGYSRLKKTDLVFRLLRANAEKQGLIFGGGVLEIVQDGIGFLRSDHLLPGPEDVYVSQSQIRRFGLRTGDFVIGQVRPPKDTEKYYGLLRVEAVNGLDPETAKRRPDFERLTPIFPNRAFNLETTPDILATRLINLLAPIGRGQRGLIVSPPKAGKTTILKQIANAISANHREVHLMVCLIGERPEEVTDMDRSVEAEVVSSTFDDPVEEHTKVAEMALARAKRLVESKRDVVILLDSITRLSRAYNLVVPPSGRTLSGGLDPSALYPPKHFFGAARNIEEGGSLTIIATCLVDTGSRMDDVIYEEFKGTGNMELHLNRKLAERRIFPAFDIERSGTRREELLLDRETLQKVWTLRRMISAIGGGEEAIVPILERLRKTKNNREFLATLTKDIL; encoded by the coding sequence ATGAACATCGCGGAACTGGAAGAGAAAACGCTGGGCGAATTGCAGGACATGGCCAGGGCCATGGGCATTTCGGGCTACAGCCGCCTGAAGAAGACGGACCTGGTGTTCCGCCTGCTGCGCGCCAACGCCGAGAAGCAGGGGCTCATCTTCGGTGGCGGCGTGCTGGAAATCGTGCAGGATGGCATCGGCTTCCTGCGGTCGGACCACCTGCTGCCTGGCCCCGAAGATGTGTATGTGTCCCAGTCGCAGATACGCCGATTTGGCCTGCGCACGGGCGACTTCGTCATCGGCCAGGTGCGCCCGCCCAAGGACACCGAGAAGTACTACGGCCTCCTGCGCGTGGAGGCGGTCAACGGCCTGGACCCCGAGACGGCCAAGCGCCGCCCGGACTTTGAGCGGCTGACCCCCATCTTCCCGAACCGCGCCTTCAACCTGGAGACCACGCCCGACATCCTGGCCACGCGTCTCATCAACCTTCTGGCGCCCATTGGCCGAGGACAGCGCGGGCTTATCGTCTCGCCGCCCAAGGCCGGCAAGACCACCATCCTCAAGCAGATTGCCAACGCTATCAGCGCCAACCACCGCGAGGTGCACCTGATGGTGTGCCTCATCGGCGAGCGCCCCGAGGAAGTTACCGACATGGACCGTTCGGTGGAAGCCGAGGTCGTGAGTTCCACCTTTGACGACCCGGTGGAAGAGCACACCAAGGTGGCCGAGATGGCCCTGGCGCGGGCCAAGCGCCTGGTGGAAAGCAAGCGCGATGTGGTGATCCTGCTGGACAGCATCACGCGCCTGTCGCGGGCCTACAACCTGGTCGTCCCGCCCAGCGGCCGCACCCTGTCGGGTGGGCTGGACCCCAGCGCCCTGTACCCGCCCAAGCACTTCTTCGGCGCGGCGCGCAACATAGAAGAAGGCGGCAGCCTGACCATCATCGCCACATGCCTGGTGGACACCGGCAGCCGCATGGACGACGTCATCTACGAGGAATTCAAGGGCACGGGCAACATGGAATTGCACCTCAACCGCAAACTGGCCGAACGCCGCATCTTCCCCGCCTTCGACATAGAGCGTTCGGGCACGCGGCGCGAGGAGTTGCTCCTTGACCGCGAGACGCTCCAAAAGGTATGGACGCTGCGGCGCATGATCTCCGCCATCGGCGGCGGCGAGGAAGCCATCGTGCCCATCCTGGAGCGGCTCCGGAAGACGAAGAACAACCGCGAGTTCCTGGCGACTCTTACGAAAGACATCCTGTAG
- the glpX gene encoding class II fructose-bisphosphatase, with product MNTVPDRNIAMELVRVTEAAALASARWMGRGNKEASDQAAVDAMRLVLNTIQMDGVIVIGEGEKDEAPMLYNGERLGTGEPPQVDIAVDPIDGTRLLSLGRPGSLSVVALSERGTMYAPGKIVYMDKIAVGPEAKGAIDINAPVADNLRAIAKAKGKDVDDLTVVVLDRPRHEKLIAEIRACGARIKLITDGDISGGLMAATEGTGMDVLMGVGGSPEAVITACALKCIGGDMQCRLWPRNDEERRWAVENGRDPDKVLTIDDLVAGNNIFFAATGITDGELLKGVRYFGHGAKTYSLSMRSKSGTARYIEATHRWDKLMQISQIRFD from the coding sequence ATGAACACCGTACCCGATCGCAACATCGCCATGGAACTCGTCCGCGTAACCGAGGCGGCTGCCCTGGCGTCGGCCCGATGGATGGGGCGCGGCAACAAGGAGGCCTCGGATCAGGCCGCCGTGGACGCCATGCGCCTGGTCCTGAACACCATCCAGATGGATGGCGTCATCGTCATCGGCGAAGGGGAGAAGGACGAGGCCCCCATGCTGTACAACGGCGAGCGGCTGGGCACCGGCGAGCCGCCCCAGGTGGACATCGCCGTGGACCCCATTGACGGGACGCGGCTGCTGTCGCTGGGCAGGCCCGGGTCGCTGTCGGTGGTGGCGCTGTCGGAGCGCGGGACGATGTACGCGCCCGGCAAGATCGTGTACATGGACAAGATCGCCGTGGGCCCGGAGGCGAAGGGCGCCATTGACATCAACGCGCCCGTGGCCGACAACCTGCGCGCCATCGCCAAGGCCAAAGGCAAGGACGTGGACGACCTGACGGTCGTGGTGCTGGACCGCCCGCGCCACGAGAAACTCATCGCCGAGATTCGGGCGTGCGGCGCGCGCATCAAGTTGATCACCGACGGCGACATTTCGGGCGGCCTCATGGCGGCCACCGAGGGCACCGGCATGGATGTGCTCATGGGCGTGGGGGGCTCGCCCGAAGCGGTCATCACCGCCTGCGCCCTCAAGTGCATCGGCGGCGACATGCAGTGCAGACTCTGGCCGCGCAACGACGAGGAGCGCCGCTGGGCCGTAGAAAACGGCCGCGACCCCGACAAGGTGCTCACCATAGACGACCTGGTGGCGGGCAACAACATCTTCTTCGCAGCCACCGGCATCACCGACGGCGAACTGCTCAAGGGGGTGCGCTACTTCGGCCATGGGGCCAAGACCTACTCCCTGTCCATGCGCTCCAAGTCGGGCACGGCGCGGTATATTGAGGCCACCCACCGCTGGGACAAACTGATGCAGATTAGCCAAATCCGATTTGACTAA
- a CDS encoding immune inhibitor A: protein MGYSMQRPDARGPTDLTLGVQPLTRPFRVFLAIAILAAVCAACRNPAPTPTAAPALATEQVLARAQPPARDPVQVARRLGRAVPDATPPPQDYHVGDRAAFWVSDTLLNAYRQATATLQSATPDLYMWVEDGFAIPTEGLEASACRFGETTFPTLRAIFGDETTTGADGNRPLHVFNGLVPNTGAYFFSQDEYPRAVAPRSNEKDVIFVNLQAAIPGTEGYDALLAHEFQHVLHWRSDPDEETWVNEGLSQLATRLAGLPVDSYAAYLSASDIPLAYWPPRTANAGPHYGGTYLLMEYLLHRYGEGLIRDLAREPANGLDGLERALGRRGADFASLFRDWTVANLRGDYGPSPLPRPSARAIAALPAVIADAVSPFGVDYISVSPAGTVRVEFAGQASVGLSPLPASDGDRLWWSNRGDNKDTTLTRAIDLTGVTAATLRVSMAYALEENWDFALALVSTDGGATWQPLAGAHTRPIAPETGLVGPGYTGNSGGGAAPVWVDETYSLTPFAGRKVLLRFECLTDDAINLDGLWLRALEIPEIHWRDEGETDNGWEARGFARVENRIAARYQVTAVLHGDPPRVVPIDVASDGTAQATLDAAGGLTLIVASLTPYTSQAAAYTLRVEQQASE from the coding sequence ATGGGCTATAGTATGCAGCGGCCCGATGCGCGAGGGCCGACAGACCTGACCCTGGGAGTGCAGCCGTTGACCCGACCCTTCCGCGTGTTTCTGGCGATCGCGATCCTCGCCGCCGTGTGCGCGGCGTGCCGGAATCCTGCGCCCACGCCCACCGCCGCGCCCGCGCTCGCCACGGAGCAAGTCCTGGCCCGCGCCCAGCCGCCTGCCCGCGACCCCGTGCAGGTGGCGCGTCGGCTGGGCAGGGCCGTCCCCGACGCCACGCCCCCGCCGCAGGATTACCACGTCGGCGACCGCGCCGCGTTCTGGGTCAGCGACACGCTGCTGAACGCCTACCGCCAGGCCACCGCGACGCTCCAGTCCGCGACGCCTGACCTGTACATGTGGGTGGAGGACGGCTTCGCTATCCCCACGGAGGGTCTGGAAGCGTCGGCCTGCCGCTTCGGCGAAACGACGTTTCCAACCCTGCGCGCGATCTTCGGCGACGAGACGACCACAGGCGCGGACGGGAACCGGCCCCTGCACGTGTTCAACGGTCTGGTGCCCAACACAGGCGCGTACTTCTTCAGCCAGGACGAGTACCCCCGCGCCGTTGCGCCGCGGAGCAACGAGAAAGACGTCATCTTCGTGAACCTGCAGGCCGCCATCCCTGGCACCGAGGGGTACGACGCGCTCCTGGCCCACGAGTTCCAGCACGTGCTCCACTGGCGCAGCGACCCCGACGAGGAGACGTGGGTCAACGAGGGCCTGTCGCAACTGGCCACCCGGCTGGCCGGACTGCCGGTGGACAGTTACGCGGCCTATTTGAGCGCGAGCGACATCCCGCTGGCGTACTGGCCGCCGCGCACCGCCAACGCCGGCCCTCACTACGGCGGCACCTACCTGCTCATGGAGTATCTGCTCCACCGCTACGGCGAGGGCCTCATCCGCGACCTGGCCCGCGAGCCGGCCAACGGCCTGGACGGACTGGAGCGGGCGCTGGGACGCCGAGGGGCCGACTTCGCTTCGCTGTTCCGCGACTGGACCGTCGCCAACCTGCGCGGCGACTACGGGCCGTCTCCGCTGCCGAGGCCATCCGCCCGGGCTATCGCGGCGTTACCGGCGGTCATCGCCGATGCCGTGTCTCCGTTCGGCGTGGACTACATCTCCGTGTCGCCCGCCGGGACCGTGCGCGTGGAATTCGCCGGCCAGGCGAGCGTGGGCCTGTCGCCCCTTCCCGCATCGGACGGGGATCGCCTCTGGTGGTCCAACCGCGGCGACAACAAGGACACGACCCTCACGCGCGCGATAGACCTGACCGGCGTAACCGCGGCGACCTTGCGCGTTTCCATGGCGTACGCGCTGGAGGAGAACTGGGATTTCGCGCTCGCGCTGGTTTCCACCGACGGCGGGGCCACGTGGCAGCCGCTAGCCGGCGCGCACACCCGGCCCATAGCGCCCGAAACCGGCCTCGTCGGGCCGGGGTACACGGGCAACTCGGGTGGAGGCGCGGCCCCCGTGTGGGTGGACGAAACCTACTCGCTGACGCCCTTCGCGGGGCGCAAGGTGCTGCTGCGCTTTGAGTGCCTTACCGACGATGCCATCAACCTGGACGGCCTGTGGCTGCGCGCCCTGGAGATACCCGAAATCCACTGGCGCGACGAGGGCGAGACCGACAACGGATGGGAAGCGCGCGGGTTCGCGCGGGTGGAGAACCGCATCGCCGCGCGGTATCAGGTTACGGCGGTGCTCCACGGCGACCCGCCGCGGGTTGTGCCGATAGATGTGGCGTCGGACGGGACGGCGCAGGCAACCCTGGACGCCGCCGGCGGGCTTACGCTCATCGTGGCGTCGCTCACGCCGTACACATCCCAGGCTGCGGCCTACACGCTGCGTGTGGAACAGCAGGCGTCAGAATAG
- a CDS encoding aminotransferase class V-fold PLP-dependent enzyme, translating to MSGIIYFDNAATSWPKPPEVLEAMTRFLRDVGANPGRSGHRTAVEAGRIVYAAREAVCELVNAPDPLRVAFAANVTQALNMAMRGLLRPGDHVITSSMEHNSVMRPLRALECEGVQLTVVRCSPEGFLNPADVEAAIRPNTRMIVLNHASNVAGTLLPVREAGRIARERGLLLLVDAAQTAGAYPIDVQADGIDLLAFTGHKSLLGPMGTGGLVVGPRVDVSRMEPLIRGGTGSRSEREEQPDFLPDMLESGTPNAVGIAGLDAGIRWVLARGVDAIRAHERTLAQRAIDGLRAIPGVTVYGPLDAARQTATVSFNIAGMEPSEVGLRLDEEHGILCRVGLHCAPAAHRTLGTFPAGTVRFGMGVFSTTEEVDAAVAAVASLAREARR from the coding sequence ATGAGCGGCATCATCTACTTTGACAATGCCGCAACCTCATGGCCCAAGCCGCCAGAGGTTCTGGAGGCCATGACGCGCTTCCTGCGCGATGTGGGCGCCAACCCGGGCCGTTCGGGCCATCGGACGGCGGTGGAGGCCGGGCGGATTGTGTACGCGGCGCGCGAGGCGGTGTGCGAACTGGTGAACGCGCCCGACCCGCTGCGCGTGGCGTTCGCCGCCAACGTTACCCAGGCGCTGAACATGGCCATGCGGGGGCTGTTGCGCCCCGGCGACCACGTCATCACCAGTTCCATGGAGCACAACTCGGTCATGCGCCCGCTGCGCGCGCTGGAGTGCGAGGGCGTGCAACTCACGGTGGTGCGATGCTCGCCCGAAGGGTTCCTGAACCCCGCCGACGTGGAGGCGGCCATCCGCCCGAATACCCGCATGATCGTGCTGAATCATGCGTCCAACGTGGCGGGGACGCTGCTGCCGGTGCGCGAGGCAGGCCGCATCGCCCGCGAGCGCGGCCTGCTCCTCCTGGTGGACGCGGCGCAGACGGCGGGGGCCTATCCCATTGACGTGCAGGCCGACGGGATAGACCTGCTGGCCTTCACCGGCCACAAGTCGCTGTTGGGGCCGATGGGCACGGGCGGGCTGGTGGTGGGGCCGCGGGTGGACGTGTCGCGCATGGAGCCGCTCATCCGCGGGGGCACGGGGAGCCGCTCGGAACGCGAGGAGCAGCCCGACTTTCTGCCCGACATGCTGGAGAGCGGCACGCCCAACGCCGTGGGGATTGCGGGGCTGGACGCGGGCATCCGCTGGGTGTTGGCGCGGGGCGTGGACGCCATCCGCGCCCACGAGAGGACGCTGGCGCAGCGGGCGATAGACGGCCTGCGGGCCATCCCCGGCGTTACGGTGTACGGCCCACTGGACGCGGCGCGGCAGACGGCGACCGTCTCGTTCAACATCGCCGGCATGGAGCCATCAGAAGTGGGCCTGCGCCTGGACGAGGAGCACGGCATCCTGTGCCGCGTGGGGCTGCACTGCGCGCCGGCGGCGCACAGGACGCTGGGCACCTTTCCGGCGGGGACGGTGCGGTTTGGCATGGGCGTGTTCAGCACGACAGAGGAAGTGGACGCGGCCGTGGCGGCGGTGGCAAGCCTGGCGCGGGAGGCGCGGCGATGA
- a CDS encoding DUF3343 domain-containing protein: MSEAYAVILVHSTSHAIRAEKVLQAAGIACKMIPVPRHISSDCGVCVRVSRIDAEAARRTLEAVGMEIDDIRDV; the protein is encoded by the coding sequence ATGAGCGAAGCCTACGCCGTGATCCTGGTGCACAGCACCAGCCACGCCATCCGCGCCGAGAAGGTCTTGCAGGCCGCCGGCATCGCGTGCAAGATGATTCCGGTGCCGCGACACATCAGTTCGGATTGCGGCGTGTGCGTGCGGGTGAGCCGCATTGACGCGGAGGCTGCCCGCCGCACGCTGGAGGCCGTGGGGATGGAGATAGACGACATCCGCGACGTGTAG
- the selD gene encoding selenide, water dikinase SelD: protein MNERDKIRLTALASCAGUAGKMGPEALAQVLQPLKDAFREDQFPDLLVGLGKADDAAVYRLSPDLAIVQTLDFFAPVVDDGYTYGAIAAVNAMSDVWAMGGEVLLALSIAAFPPNLPPEVAGDILRGAGDKVAEAGAVLAGGHTMEDKEPKFGLCVTGTVHPDKVVTKSRAQVGDILVLTKPLGVGVITTALKQGLADPAHVEAATASMLRLNQAAARAMQAVGVHAATDITGFGLLGHAQEMAANSGVGIRFVLEALPFLPGAHEYAAKWVFPGGAYNNERFYEPHVSFAEGIPDETRLLLYDPETSGGLLIAVAPDRLAALEAAMQKVGQAYWVVGEVVEGTGTVAVVERP from the coding sequence ATGAACGAACGCGACAAGATTCGCCTGACGGCCCTTGCCTCGTGCGCGGGCTGAGCGGGCAAGATGGGGCCCGAGGCCCTGGCGCAGGTTCTGCAGCCACTGAAAGATGCCTTCCGAGAGGATCAATTCCCGGACTTGCTCGTCGGTCTGGGCAAAGCCGACGACGCCGCCGTGTACCGCCTGTCGCCTGACCTGGCCATCGTCCAGACGCTGGACTTCTTCGCGCCGGTGGTGGATGACGGCTACACTTATGGGGCCATCGCCGCCGTCAACGCCATGAGCGACGTGTGGGCCATGGGCGGCGAGGTGCTGCTGGCGTTGAGCATCGCCGCGTTTCCGCCGAACCTGCCGCCGGAGGTCGCTGGCGACATCCTGCGCGGCGCGGGCGACAAAGTCGCCGAGGCGGGCGCGGTACTGGCTGGCGGCCACACCATGGAGGACAAAGAGCCGAAATTCGGCCTGTGCGTAACCGGCACGGTGCACCCCGACAAGGTCGTAACTAAGAGCCGCGCCCAGGTCGGCGACATCTTGGTGCTGACCAAGCCGCTGGGTGTCGGCGTAATCACCACCGCGCTCAAGCAGGGGCTGGCCGACCCCGCCCACGTGGAAGCGGCCACCGCCAGCATGTTGCGCCTGAACCAGGCCGCCGCGCGCGCCATGCAGGCCGTGGGCGTCCACGCCGCCACCGACATCACCGGCTTCGGTCTGTTGGGCCACGCGCAAGAGATGGCGGCCAACAGCGGCGTGGGCATCCGTTTCGTCCTGGAGGCGCTGCCCTTCCTCCCCGGCGCGCACGAGTACGCGGCCAAATGGGTGTTCCCGGGCGGCGCGTACAACAACGAGCGGTTCTACGAGCCGCACGTGTCCTTCGCCGAGGGCATCCCCGACGAGACGCGCCTGCTGCTGTACGACCCAGAGACGTCGGGCGGGCTGCTCATCGCCGTCGCCCCCGATCGGCTTGCCGCGCTGGAGGCCGCCATGCAGAAGGTCGGGCAGGCGTACTGGGTCGTGGGCGAGGTGGTGGAGGGCACAGGCACGGTGGCGGTGGTGGAGAGACCGTAG
- a CDS encoding metallophosphoesterase: protein MARKRGRRSTGQIFLYILSGVVVLSMALGYAFLAAPSQPATPTQAPAARTANPAAPTPGPSPTPTPLPSITPVPVAPRPTLDPSVAAYSFAVIGETAGNPDVYRALLKQIEADGNSFVIHLGNMVERGSAAEFQAWRELMADFPLPVYPVPGNQDALDGSLANYLAFTGAPGVHYSFDRGQVHFAVVDASRGYLGAEETAWLDADLAATQKPVKIVALHYPPFDPRGSDQVLTMGNEAFTVLMRQRGVRYVFAGHIRAYDQTTRDGVIYVISGGGGAPLSRSEDQGGFYHYVRVSVNGTDIQTEARRLIR, encoded by the coding sequence ATGGCGCGAAAGCGCGGGCGGCGCAGCACGGGCCAAATCTTCCTGTACATTCTGAGCGGCGTGGTCGTCCTGAGCATGGCGCTGGGGTACGCATTCCTCGCGGCTCCGTCGCAGCCGGCGACCCCGACCCAGGCTCCCGCGGCCCGGACGGCGAACCCTGCCGCGCCAACGCCGGGGCCGTCGCCCACGCCCACGCCTCTGCCGTCCATCACGCCGGTGCCAGTGGCTCCACGCCCCACGCTTGACCCTTCGGTCGCCGCGTACTCTTTCGCTGTCATCGGGGAGACCGCCGGGAATCCCGATGTGTACCGGGCGCTCCTCAAGCAGATTGAGGCCGACGGCAACAGTTTCGTGATCCATCTGGGCAACATGGTGGAACGTGGGTCGGCGGCGGAGTTCCAGGCGTGGCGCGAACTCATGGCCGATTTCCCGCTGCCCGTGTACCCGGTTCCGGGGAATCAGGACGCGCTGGACGGCTCGCTGGCCAACTACCTGGCGTTTACCGGCGCGCCTGGCGTGCACTACTCCTTTGACCGGGGGCAGGTGCATTTTGCGGTGGTGGACGCCTCGCGGGGGTATCTGGGAGCCGAAGAGACGGCCTGGCTGGACGCCGATTTGGCGGCCACGCAGAAGCCCGTCAAGATTGTGGCGCTGCACTATCCGCCCTTTGACCCGCGCGGGTCCGACCAGGTGCTGACGATGGGCAACGAGGCGTTCACCGTGCTCATGCGCCAGCGGGGCGTCCGCTACGTGTTCGCAGGGCACATCCGCGCCTACGACCAGACGACCCGCGACGGCGTCATCTACGTCATCTCGGGCGGCGGGGGCGCGCCCCTGTCGCGGAGCGAGGACCAGGGCGGGTTCTACCACTACGTGCGGGTCTCGGTGAACGGGACGGACATCCAGACCGAGGCGCGCAGGCTCATTCGGTAG
- a CDS encoding DUF1786 domain-containing protein has translation MLVYDADKPIENCYQLVLPSQTTIVARRIRKATEARRDVFLHGKLMGGGPCVSAMKKHIRAGLRVFATPEAAKTVRDNPEEVRALGIEIVDQAPADALPIQTGDVDLPAIRQALALFEVDMPALFAIAVQDHGETFTESQRRFRFRQWERFIDSGGHLDALAYREIPPHLTRMRAVQEQVPGALLMDTGPAAILGALQDPFATERQAQGLVVVNLGNQHTIAFLVRGETVYGVFEHHTVILNPDRLRDFIARFRAATLPNEEVLADNGHGCYVRSDYPRHEPFAHVVVTGPNRHMAAGMGWHTAAPHGDMMMTGPFGLVAAARRLGLVE, from the coding sequence ATGCTCGTGTACGACGCCGACAAGCCCATTGAGAACTGCTACCAGTTGGTGCTGCCTTCGCAGACAACCATCGTGGCCCGCCGAATTCGCAAGGCCACCGAGGCCCGCAGGGACGTGTTCCTGCATGGGAAACTTATGGGGGGCGGACCGTGCGTGTCGGCCATGAAGAAGCACATTCGGGCCGGGCTGCGGGTCTTCGCCACGCCTGAGGCTGCCAAGACCGTCCGCGACAACCCCGAAGAGGTGCGCGCGCTGGGGATTGAGATCGTGGACCAGGCGCCCGCCGACGCCCTGCCCATCCAGACGGGCGACGTGGACCTGCCGGCCATCCGCCAGGCGCTGGCCCTATTCGAGGTGGACATGCCGGCGCTGTTCGCCATCGCCGTGCAGGACCACGGGGAGACCTTCACCGAAAGCCAGCGCCGATTCCGCTTCCGCCAATGGGAGCGGTTCATTGACAGCGGCGGACACCTGGATGCCCTGGCGTACCGCGAGATTCCGCCGCATCTGACGCGCATGCGCGCGGTGCAGGAGCAGGTGCCGGGCGCTCTGCTCATGGACACCGGCCCGGCGGCCATCCTGGGCGCCCTGCAAGACCCCTTCGCCACCGAACGCCAGGCGCAGGGGCTGGTGGTGGTGAACCTGGGCAACCAGCACACCATCGCCTTCCTGGTGCGCGGTGAGACGGTGTACGGCGTCTTTGAGCACCACACGGTGATCCTGAACCCGGACCGCCTGCGGGATTTCATCGCGCGGTTTCGCGCGGCCACGCTGCCCAACGAGGAGGTGCTGGCCGACAACGGGCACGGGTGCTATGTGCGCAGCGACTATCCACGGCACGAGCCATTCGCGCACGTGGTGGTTACGGGGCCCAACCGTCACATGGCGGCTGGCATGGGGTGGCACACCGCCGCCCCCCACGGCGACATGATGATGACGGGGCCGTTTGGGCTGGTGGCTGCGGCGCGGCGGCTGGGGCTGGTGGAGTAG